CTCAATGAATTAGAAGAGGAACCAAGAGTTCTCCTTGATCCCAATCAATTTTCTGAAGATGGAACGATCGCGCTCTCTGGAATAGCCATTAGCGAGAATGGACAATTTCTAGCCTATGGTATTTCTAAATCGGGATCAGACTGGCAAGAATGGCAAGTGCGAAATGTAGAAACCGGAGATGATTTTTCCGATCATTTAGAGTGGATTAAATTTTCTGGGGCAACTTGGACAAAAGACAACGAAGGCTTTTTCTATAGTCGCTACGATGCCCCCCCAGAAGGCAAACAATTAGAAGAAGCAAATTATTACCAGAAGCTCTATTATCATCGCCTCGGCACTGAACAAAGCGAAGATATTTTAATCTATGAACGTCCCAATCAAAAAGAATGGATGTTTGATGCCGATGTTACAGAAGATGGCAAATATTTGATTATTTCCGTTAGCCAAGGCACAGATCCCAAAAACTTGGTCTTTTATCAAGACTTACAAGATCCACAAGGGGAAGTGAAAGAACTGATTTCTGGTTTTGTTGCGAGTTTTAGCTTTATTGAATATGAAAGTTCACTCTTTTGGTTTCGCACGGATGATCAAGCGCCAAAAGGACGGTTGATTGGCATTGATATTAATCAGCCAGACCCAGAAAAATGGCAAGAAATTATTCCAGAAACGGAAAATACATTAGAAGGAGTTAGTGTTTTAAATTATCAATTTATTGTCGATTACTTACAAAACGCGCGATCGCGCTTACAAATTCATGCCCTCGATGGCACGTACATTCAAGACATTGAATTGCCCGGTATTGGTTCTGTGGGGGGATTTAACGGGAAACGGGATGATACGGAAACCTTTTATGCTTACACCAGTTTCACCACGCCCACAACGATCTATCGCTACAACCTAGAAACGGGAGAAAGTACTCTTTTCCGTCAACCGACTGTTAGTTTTAACCCCGATAACTACGAAACCCGCCAAGTCTTTTATCGCAGCAAGGATGGGACACAAGTTCCCATGTTTATTACCCATAAAAAAGGCTTATTATTGGATGGGAATAATCCAACGGTGCTTTACGGCTACGGTGGTTTTAATATTGCCTTGACCCCAAGCTTTTCTGTGAGTCGTTTAGTATGGATGGAAATGGGCGGTGTTTATGCGGTTCCCAATTTGCGCGGCGGCGGAGAATATGGAGAAGCATGGCATCAAGCGGGAACCAAACTGGATAAACAAAATGTCTTTGATGACTTTATTGCTGCTGCCGAATGGTTAATTGAGCATCGCTATACGTCTCCTCAAAAATTAGCCATTTCTGGCGGAAGTAATGGCGGCTTACTGGTTGGGGCTTGTATGACCCAACGTCCTGATCTCTTTGGGGCAGCTTTACCCGCAGTTGGGGTGATGGATATGCTCCGCTTCCACAAATTTACCATTGGCTGGGCCTGGTGTTCTGATTATGGTTCCCCGGATCATCAAGAAGAATTTGAGGCTCTCTATGACTATTCTCCCCTGCATAATCTCAAATCAGGAACGGTTTATCCCTCGACTTTAATTACCACTGCCGATCATGACGATCGCGTTGTTCCCGCCCATAGCTTTAAATTCGCTGCCGCGTTACAAGCTGCCCACGCTGGGGATAATCCGGTTCTCATT
The DNA window shown above is from Cyanobacteria bacterium GSL.Bin1 and carries:
- a CDS encoding prolyl oligopeptidase family serine peptidase, yielding MMSFNYPKTPQVEQTDYYHGIAVQDPYRWLEDPDSEETKAWIEAQNQVTFSFLEQISERETIKERLTKLWDYEKYGIPIKKGERYFYFKNDGLQNQSVLYTLNELEEEPRVLLDPNQFSEDGTIALSGIAISENGQFLAYGISKSGSDWQEWQVRNVETGDDFSDHLEWIKFSGATWTKDNEGFFYSRYDAPPEGKQLEEANYYQKLYYHRLGTEQSEDILIYERPNQKEWMFDADVTEDGKYLIISVSQGTDPKNLVFYQDLQDPQGEVKELISGFVASFSFIEYESSLFWFRTDDQAPKGRLIGIDINQPDPEKWQEIIPETENTLEGVSVLNYQFIVDYLQNARSRLQIHALDGTYIQDIELPGIGSVGGFNGKRDDTETFYAYTSFTTPTTIYRYNLETGESTLFRQPTVSFNPDNYETRQVFYRSKDGTQVPMFITHKKGLLLDGNNPTVLYGYGGFNIALTPSFSVSRLVWMEMGGVYAVPNLRGGGEYGEAWHQAGTKLDKQNVFDDFIAAAEWLIEHRYTSPQKLAISGGSNGGLLVGACMTQRPDLFGAALPAVGVMDMLRFHKFTIGWAWCSDYGSPDHQEEFEALYDYSPLHNLKSGTVYPSTLITTADHDDRVVPAHSFKFAAALQAAHAGDNPVLIRIETKAGHGAGKPTSKRIEEVSDQLGFLTAVL